The following proteins are encoded in a genomic region of Glycine soja cultivar W05 chromosome 17, ASM419377v2, whole genome shotgun sequence:
- the LOC114393415 gene encoding probable glycosyltransferase At3g07620: MGLEFLSLFQLETKRLLWLIGITFAVILTFQYLEFPYGTVLLSLFSAEKIPTPGSSTFKASDAPSISELVNNVTLFNPANSTGDHAFEIANKTKSGENDTIPRTGFVLEPGSTPNNSLGLDGSDQSSKTKSINRSENVAETPQGGDPGPISFNNTIDLSFSANQFQEDNISSTEQKSGSQYASSTNVSTNIVTAVLSNDSSISLFQKDNTTNSIKEESIRSSQNDAKVSVPNEKKDSHTPIPEVTTVSEMNKLLLQSHNSYRSMRPSWFSAVDQELLQARSEIENAPIVKKDPNFYAHIYHNVSMFKRSYELMEQTLKVYVYREGARPIMHSPFFTGLYASEGWFMKQMEANKRFLTRDPNKAHLFYLPFSSRMLEETLYVQNSHNHKNLVQYLHNYVEMIAGKYTFWNRTGGADHFLVGCHDWAPGETKVDMANCIRSLCNADVKEGFVFGKDASLPETYVRDAKIPTKDLSGNSASKRTTLAFFAGSMHGYVRPILLQHWENKDPDMKIFGRLPKSKGNRNYIQYMKSSKYCICAKGYEVNSPRVVEAIFYECVPVIISDNFVPPFLEVLNWESFAVIVLEKDIPNLKNILLSIPEKQYLRLQMRVKKVQQHFLWHKNPVKYDIFHMILHSVWYNRVFSAPAR, encoded by the exons ATGGGTTTAGAATTTTTATCCTTGTTTCAGCTGGAAACAAAGAGATTGCTATGGCTTATTGGCATTACATTTGCAGTGATCTTAACTTTCCAGTACCTCGAGTTTCCATATGGAACTGTTCTACTCTCTCTATTCTCTGCTGAGAAGATACCAACACCAGGAAGTAGTACATTCAAGGCTTCAGATGCACCGTCTATTTCCGAATTGGTTAACAATGTTACGCTTTTCAATCCAGCAAACTCTACTGGTGACCATGCCTTTGAGATAGCTAATAAAACAAAGTCTGGGGAAAATGACACCATTCCAAGAACTGGCTTTGTCTTGGAACCAGGAAGCACACCAAACAACTCTCTAGGATTAGATGGCTCTGACCAAAGTTCCAAAACGAAAAGTATTAATAGATCAGAAAATGTAGCTGAAACACCGCAGGGAGGAGATCCTGGACCAATCAGTTTTAACAATACTATTGATTTGAGTTTCTCTGCAAACCAGTTCCAAGAAGACAACATTTCATCAACTGAACAGAAATCTGGAAGTCAATATGCTTCTTCGACAAATGTGAGCACAAACATTGTAACTGCAGTGTTATCAAATGATTCCTCCATATCTTTATTTCAGAAAGACAACACAACTAACTCCATAAAGGAAGAGAGTATTAGGTCATCACAAAATGATGCCAAGGTAAGTGTGCCTAATGAGAAGAAAGATTCCCATACACCAATTCCAGAAGTTACAACAGTATCTGAAATGAACAAGTTATTACTTCAAAGCCATAATTCATATCGTTCTATG agACCAAGCTGGTTTTCAGCTGTTGATCAAGAGCTACTACAGGCCAGATCAGAGATTGAAAATGCACCAATTGTAAAGAAGGATCCAAATTTTTATGCTCACATTTATCATAATGTTTCCATGTTCAAGAG GAGCTATGAATTAATGGAACAGACTCTCAAAGTGTATGTATACAGAGAAGGAGCTAGACCAATAATGCACTCCCCATTTTTCACAGGACTTTATGCTTCTGAAGGATGGTTTATGAAGCAAATGGAAGCTAATAAGAGATTTCTAACTAGAGACCCAAACAAGGCCCACTTGTTTTACTTACCTTTTAGTTCTCGAATGCTAGAGGAAACATTGTATGTGCAGAATTCACATAATCATAAGAACCTGGTTCAGTATCTGCATAACTATGTTGAAATGATTGCAGGGAAATATACTTTCTGGAACAGAACTGGAGGCGCTGATCATTTTCTTGTTGGTTGCCATGATTGG GCCCCTGGAGAAACTAAGGTTGACATGGCTAATTGCATACGATCCCTTTGTAATGCTGATGTGAAAgaaggatttgtttttgggaagGATGCATCTCTTCCCGAGACGTATGTCCGCGATGCTAAGATCCCCACTAAGGATCTCAGCGGGAATTCAGCTTCGAAGAGGACAACGCTTGCATTTTTTGCAGGGAGCATGCATGGTTATGTGAGGCCAATTTTGTTGCAGCACTGGGAAAACAAAGACCCTGACATGAAAATCTTTGGGAGATTGCCAAAGTCCAAGGGCAACAGGAACTACATCCAATACATGAAGAGCAGCAAGTACTGCATTTGTGCCAAAGGCTATGAAGTGAACAGTCCAAGAGTGGTGGAAGCCATTTTCTACGAATGTGTTCCGGTTATAATATCCGACAATTTTGTGCCTCCCTTTCTCGAGGTTCTGAATTGGGAATCCTTTGCGGTTATTGTTCTGGAGAAGGACATTCCTAACCTGAAAAATATACTCCTTTCCATCCCAGAAAAGCAGTATCTTCGGTTGCAGATGAGGGTAAAAAAGGTGCAGCAGCATTTCCTTTGGCACAAGAACCCTGTCAAGTATGACATATTTCATATGATACTTCATTCTGTTTGGTACAACAGGGTCTTCTCTGCACCAGCTAGGTGA